A window of Callospermophilus lateralis isolate mCalLat2 chromosome 17, mCalLat2.hap1, whole genome shotgun sequence contains these coding sequences:
- the Cdc14b gene encoding dual specificity protein phosphatase CDC14B, producing the protein MSRPGAGSALVAEVIQDRLCFAILYSRPKSASNEHYFSIDNELEYENFYADFGPLNLAMVYRYCSKINKKLKSITMIRKKIIHFTGSDQRKQANAAFLVGCYMVIYLGRTPEDAYRILIFGDTSYIPFRDAAYGSCNFYITLLDCFHAVKKAMQYGFLNFNTFDLEEYEHYERAENGDLNWIIPDRFVAFCGPHARSRLESGYHQHSPETYIPYFKTHNVTTIIRLNKRMYDAKRFTDAGFDHHDLFFADGSTPTDAIVKEFLDICENAEGAIAVHCKAGLGRTGTLIACYIMKHYRMTAAETIAWVRICRPGSVIGPQQQFLVMKQASLWIEGDYFRQKLRGQENGAHRTAAAFSRLLSGVDDISINGVENQDKQEPEPYSDDEEISGVTQGDRLRALKSRRQSKTNTVPLTCPLAVLTSALCGVAVWWIVCDYILPVLLFCFEGLRAQ; encoded by the exons ATGAGTCGCCCGGGCGCGGGGTCTGCTCTGGTGGCCGAGGTGATCCAAG ATCGCCTTTGTTTTGCCATTCTCTACAGCAGACCAAAGAGTGCATCAAATGAACATTATTTCAGCATAGATAATGAACTTGAATATGAGAA cttcTACGCAGATTTCGGACCACTCAATCTGGCAATGGTTTACAGATATTGTTCCAAGATAAATAAGAAACTCAAG TCCATTACAATGATAAGgaagaaaattattcattttactggcTCTGATCAGAGAAAACAAGCTAATGCTGCTTTCCTTGTTGGATGTTATATG GTTATATATTTGGGGAGAACTCCGGAAGATGCCTATAGAATATTAATCTTTGGCGATACATCCTATATCCCTTTCAG AGATGCTGCCTATGGAAGCTGCAATTTCTACATTACTCTTCTCGACTGTTTTCATGCGGTGAAGAAG GCAATGCAGTATGGCTTCTTAAATTTCAACACATTTGACCTTGAGGAGTACGAACACTACGAA AGAGCAGAAAATGGAGATTTAAACTGGATAATACCAGACCGCTTCGTTGCCTTCTGTGGACCTCACGCAAGATCCAGACTTGAAAGTG GTTACCATCAACATTCTCCTGAGACTTACATTCCATATTTTAAGACTCACAATGTCACTACCATTATTCGTCTGAATAAAAGGATGTATGATGCCAAGCGCTTCACGGatgctgggtttgatcatcaCGATCTTTTCTTTGCGGACGGCAGCACCCCAACCGATGCCATTGTCAAAGAGTTTCTGGATATTTGTGAGAATGCCGAGGGTGCCATTGCTGTGCACTGTAAAG CCGGCCTCGGTCGCACAGGCACTCTGATAGCCTGCTACATCATGAAGCACTACAGGATGACAGCCGCCGAGACCATTGCGTGGGTCCGCATCTGTAGACCCGGCTCTGTGATCGGGCCCCAGCAGCAGTTCTTGGTCAT GAAACAAGCCAGCCTCTGGATAGAAGGGGACTACTTTCGGCAAAAGTTAAGGGGGCAGGAGAACGGAGCACATCGGACAGCGGCTGCCTTCTCCAGACTCCTCTCGGGCGTTGATGACATTTCAATAAATGGTGTGGAGAATCAGGACAAGCAGGAACCTGAACCG TACAGCGATGACGAGGAAATCAGTGGAGTGACACAAGGTGACAGACTCCGGGCCCTGAAAAGCAGAAGACAATCAAAAACTAACACTGTCCCGCTCAC ATGCCCCCTAGCTGTGCTGACCTCGGCACTGTGTGGCGTGGCCGTCTGGTGGATTGTGTGTGACTACATTCTTCCCGTCCTCCTCTTCTGTTTCGAGGGTCTCAGAGCCCAGTAG